The Crocinitomicaceae bacterium genome includes a region encoding these proteins:
- a CDS encoding outer membrane beta-barrel protein: MSFKDIIKLNSFLPVVLVFTLCLSSGAFSQITNGNTEPEKEKQKKEKKEKAPEEKSEFNEDSLSGTNFYFNGTFQYSYRHFEDQSAANYYREREEETYGLNGGTGLGMLMELSDHFHLDIGIAYYGNSEKYFFQDSLTDSTYAYTSNYKQFALPVRIKYVYGNKFQFFAFAGIAPLNILKIVYSSEYTRENGNFIENEPEEITQGFRTFNAMITCGLGFQYVNKYVGFFVMPEYRRHLFNTYADNIISLRHNLFSLGVNAGMFIRF; the protein is encoded by the coding sequence ATGTCATTCAAAGATATTATAAAATTGAATTCCTTTCTGCCCGTTGTGCTGGTTTTCACACTTTGCCTTTCATCCGGTGCCTTTTCTCAAATAACCAATGGAAATACTGAACCTGAGAAGGAGAAGCAAAAAAAGGAGAAAAAAGAAAAAGCACCTGAAGAAAAAAGTGAATTCAATGAAGATTCTTTAAGCGGAACCAATTTTTATTTTAACGGCACTTTTCAATACTCATACCGTCATTTTGAAGATCAGTCAGCTGCAAATTATTATCGTGAACGTGAAGAAGAAACGTATGGATTAAATGGCGGAACAGGTTTAGGCATGTTGATGGAATTGTCTGACCATTTTCATCTTGACATTGGTATTGCTTATTATGGCAACAGTGAGAAGTATTTTTTTCAAGATTCACTCACTGATAGTACGTATGCGTACACCAGTAATTATAAACAGTTTGCCTTACCGGTAAGAATTAAATACGTTTATGGAAATAAGTTTCAGTTTTTTGCATTCGCCGGTATTGCTCCTTTGAATATTTTGAAAATTGTATACAGCAGTGAATACACGAGAGAAAACGGAAATTTTATTGAAAATGAGCCCGAAGAAATTACTCAGGGATTTAGAACTTTCAATGCCATGATCACGTGTGGACTTGGTTTTCAATACGTGAATAAGTATGTTGGTTTTTTTGTGATGCCAGAATATCGCAGACATTTGTTTAACACATACGCCGACAATATTATTTCATTACGACACAATCTATTTTCACTTGGAGTAAATGCCGGAATGTTTATCAGGTTCTAA
- a CDS encoding rhomboid family intramembrane serine protease: MKITFNSPVILSFSIVCALVYVITIPGGMLSDLFVLVPEWNFTSAAWYMRLFSHTVGHASTEHLMGNLAFILLIGPIAEEKYGAKNLLIMMFSTALITSLLHLMFFDIGLLGASGIVFMLILIVSLVNFKNKEIPITFILVVLIFIGKEILGSFENDGISHFAHIVGGIVGAIFGFALGSKKA; the protein is encoded by the coding sequence ATGAAGATAACTTTTAATTCTCCGGTCATACTCAGTTTCTCCATTGTATGTGCATTGGTTTATGTAATCACAATACCCGGCGGTATGCTGAGTGATTTATTTGTATTGGTGCCTGAATGGAATTTCACCAGCGCTGCATGGTATATGCGCCTCTTTTCACATACTGTTGGTCACGCCAGCACAGAGCACTTGATGGGGAATCTTGCGTTCATCCTTTTAATCGGACCGATTGCTGAAGAAAAATATGGAGCAAAAAACCTGCTGATCATGATGTTTTCTACTGCGCTCATTACTTCCTTATTGCATCTGATGTTTTTTGATATTGGTTTATTGGGTGCCAGTGGCATTGTCTTTATGCTGATTCTTATAGTATCATTGGTGAATTTTAAAAACAAAGAAATTCCAATCACCTTCATTCTGGTAGTTTTAATTTTTATTGGTAAAGAGATTTTAGGCAGCTTTGAGAACGACGGTATATCTCACTTTGCACATATTGTGGGCGGTATAGTAGGAGCAATTTTCGGCTTTGCGCTTGGCAGTAAAAAAGCGTAG
- a CDS encoding AAA family ATPase has product MDKLSDKDGVDLLVKKYATLKNEIHKVIVGQDAVVDQVLKSIFSNGHSLLVGVPGLAKTLLIQTISDSLGLSFKRIQFTPDLMPSDIIGAEILDESRNFKFIKGPIFANIILADEINRTPPKTQAALLEAMQEKNVTAAGHKYTLDKPFFVLATQNPIEQEGTYPLPEAQLDRFMFNIWVDYPTFEEEISIVKNTTSDFVAKPSPVISGEEILYFQGLVRRVPVPDAVYDYAVKLVGKTRLSGPNTHELAKKYLDWGAGPRASQYLIIGAKCHAAVNGKYSPDIEDVKALAKPILRHRIVRNYKAEAEGYTVDRIIEEMMG; this is encoded by the coding sequence ATGGACAAGCTTTCAGACAAAGACGGAGTAGATTTATTAGTAAAAAAATACGCCACCCTCAAAAATGAAATTCACAAAGTAATTGTTGGGCAAGATGCGGTGGTGGATCAGGTATTGAAATCAATTTTTTCTAACGGACACAGTTTATTGGTAGGTGTACCCGGACTTGCTAAAACGCTACTCATTCAAACTATTTCTGATTCGCTTGGGCTGAGTTTTAAACGCATTCAGTTTACACCTGACTTGATGCCATCAGACATTATTGGCGCAGAAATTTTGGATGAATCAAGAAATTTCAAATTCATCAAAGGACCTATTTTTGCGAATATCATTCTGGCAGATGAGATCAACCGAACACCACCAAAAACACAAGCCGCCCTGCTTGAAGCAATGCAAGAAAAAAATGTTACGGCTGCAGGTCACAAATACACCCTTGACAAACCTTTCTTTGTATTGGCTACGCAAAATCCTATTGAGCAAGAAGGTACATACCCATTGCCTGAAGCGCAGTTGGACCGTTTCATGTTTAATATCTGGGTTGATTATCCAACTTTTGAAGAAGAAATTTCTATTGTAAAAAACACCACTTCAGATTTTGTTGCCAAACCAAGTCCTGTAATTTCAGGTGAAGAAATTTTATATTTTCAAGGTTTGGTAAGGCGCGTTCCTGTGCCTGATGCGGTATATGATTATGCTGTAAAACTGGTGGGTAAAACCAGATTGAGCGGCCCCAACACACATGAACTTGCAAAAAAATATCTTGATTGGGGAGCAGGACCTCGCGCATCTCAATACCTTATCATTGGTGCTAAATGTCATGCCGCAGTGAACGGTAAATATTCACCCGACATTGAAGATGTAAAAGCATTAGCAAAACCTATTCTTAGACATCGCATCGTGCGCAACTACAAAGCTGAAGCTGAAGGATACACAGTTGATCGCATTATTGAGGAGATGATGGGGTGA
- a CDS encoding 3-hydroxyacyl-CoA dehydrogenase/enoyl-CoA hydratase family protein — MKFYKNNELVKVAVIGAGQIGPDIALHFAKSLSSSGVKVINIDISDAALEKAKEKAFKKIQKGVDTGAFKPEQAERIKNALTFSSDYENVRGCQLVVEAATEDENIKDKIFKQVEAMTDDNCVYLSNSSHMQPEVIFRNMKNKTRCLVAHYFFPAEINPAVEIVPGKETSAELANYLLKFYEEIGKVPVLVKSSYGYAVDPVFEGICQTAIMCLERGWGNEKEIDKAAVKALGLGVGPFTALNLTGGNPITGHGLDEMGKLTMPWFKTPAILHEKVKDKSAWNTAQRGEVVELAADKEEKLVNEFRGAYFALTSFIFDIGIIDIHDYNMICEISLVMKAPFTYMNQLGIEKSYNLVKEFCKNHPTFPFPKVLEKAKSDGGWKIRDIVTQKENGSLVVTIRRPKVLNALNLEVLKQIREALEEVKNDASVKSAVITGFGTKAFVSGADLNMLASLKTPEEGYDNSRTFQSVLDYIESYPKPIVCAMNGFAFGGGNELAMACTTRICKKGLSVLVCQPEVNLGFIPGAGGTQRLPRIVGVEKASEILRTARNVSAKEAEEIGLVHAAVDGNIVAYAIQLANQIASGEVKVKTMVKEPISANGNPKPVELGHLSKKIDEILTRAIYEGSRLSLKDGLDLESRMFGECLKTQDMKIGLDNFKTNGPKVKANFIHE, encoded by the coding sequence ATGAAATTTTACAAGAATAATGAACTGGTAAAAGTAGCCGTAATTGGCGCCGGTCAAATTGGACCGGATATTGCCCTGCACTTCGCAAAATCTCTTTCATCTTCAGGGGTGAAGGTAATCAACATTGATATTTCAGATGCAGCTCTGGAAAAAGCCAAAGAAAAGGCCTTTAAAAAAATTCAAAAAGGAGTTGATACCGGTGCGTTCAAGCCTGAACAAGCTGAGCGAATTAAAAATGCGCTGACTTTCAGTAGTGATTATGAAAATGTGCGCGGTTGCCAATTGGTTGTTGAAGCAGCAACCGAAGATGAAAACATCAAGGACAAAATTTTTAAACAAGTTGAAGCCATGACAGATGACAATTGTGTGTATCTGTCTAACTCATCACATATGCAGCCTGAAGTTATTTTCAGAAACATGAAAAATAAAACCCGCTGTCTGGTGGCACATTATTTTTTTCCGGCTGAAATTAATCCTGCCGTTGAAATTGTACCGGGCAAAGAAACTTCTGCTGAACTGGCAAATTATCTCTTGAAATTTTATGAGGAAATTGGCAAGGTGCCTGTCCTGGTTAAAAGTTCTTACGGATATGCCGTTGACCCTGTTTTTGAAGGTATTTGCCAAACAGCCATCATGTGTCTTGAACGTGGTTGGGGTAATGAAAAAGAAATTGATAAAGCAGCCGTGAAAGCATTGGGCTTAGGTGTTGGACCTTTCACTGCATTAAATCTTACCGGCGGAAATCCTATCACCGGACATGGATTAGATGAAATGGGAAAACTCACCATGCCTTGGTTTAAAACACCGGCCATTCTGCATGAAAAAGTAAAAGATAAATCTGCATGGAATACAGCACAGCGTGGTGAAGTGGTTGAACTTGCCGCTGACAAAGAAGAAAAATTAGTGAATGAATTCCGTGGTGCTTATTTTGCTCTTACTTCATTCATTTTTGATATTGGCATCATTGATATTCATGATTACAACATGATTTGTGAAATTTCATTGGTGATGAAAGCTCCATTCACATATATGAATCAGCTTGGTATTGAAAAGTCATATAATCTGGTGAAAGAGTTCTGTAAAAATCACCCAACATTTCCATTCCCTAAAGTACTTGAAAAAGCAAAATCTGATGGCGGTTGGAAAATTCGCGACATCGTTACACAAAAAGAAAATGGTTCATTGGTTGTGACTATTCGTCGTCCAAAAGTATTAAACGCCTTAAATCTTGAAGTACTAAAACAAATCAGAGAAGCGCTTGAAGAAGTAAAAAATGATGCGTCGGTGAAATCAGCCGTGATCACAGGTTTTGGAACCAAAGCATTTGTTTCAGGGGCAGATTTAAATATGCTTGCTTCATTAAAAACGCCGGAAGAAGGGTATGATAATTCTCGTACATTCCAATCAGTACTTGATTATATTGAGAGCTATCCCAAACCTATTGTATGCGCAATGAACGGATTTGCTTTTGGCGGCGGAAACGAATTAGCCATGGCATGTACCACCCGCATCTGCAAAAAAGGACTTTCTGTTTTGGTTTGTCAACCTGAAGTAAATCTTGGATTTATTCCGGGTGCCGGCGGAACACAAAGGTTGCCGCGTATTGTTGGAGTCGAAAAAGCTTCAGAAATTTTGCGTACTGCAAGAAATGTTTCTGCTAAGGAAGCTGAAGAAATTGGTTTGGTTCACGCTGCTGTTGACGGAAACATTGTTGCGTATGCCATTCAACTTGCTAACCAAATTGCATCAGGTGAAGTGAAAGTAAAAACCATGGTGAAAGAACCTATTTCAGCAAACGGAAATCCAAAGCCGGTTGAGTTAGGACATCTAAGTAAAAAAATAGATGAAATTCTCACACGAGCAATTTATGAAGGTTCACGTCTAAGTTTGAAAGATGGACTTGATCTTGAATCGCGCATGTTTGGTGAATGTCTGAAAACACAAGACATGAAAATTGGATTGGATAATTTCAAAACCAACGGACCAAAAGTGAAAGCAAATTTTATTCATGAATAA
- a CDS encoding hydantoinase/oxoprolinase family protein, with protein sequence MKFKVGIDIGGTFTDLIAISETGDTTVHKTLSTPLDPSVGFINGLREIAEMRKTNFADFIASIDTIVHGTTVATNALLTLRGAKTALVTTKGFRDALEMRRGIREEQFNNHFKNVSPLVPRYLRYSIDERVDAEGNVLKKIKETELQSLVKKIKAEKIESVAICFMNSYKNNAHEKKALSYLRKNLKGVFVTASFEVLPSIRFYERVSTTAVSAFVGPIVEKYLNNLQQKLKDITYKGTLLIMQSNGGVVLPAQVKRNPAVTVLSGPAAAPTAGAFYSELLGYKNCITVDMGGTSFDAALVINNQCVTGTEGSIDRYRIALPSLDIITIGAGGGSIGWIDNGGLLRMGPQSAGSLPGPVCYDRGGELPACTDADLILGYLNPDFFAGGKLKLNRSKAVKAIQDKLASKLGLSVMETAAGMYRIINSNMAQGVRQVSVERGYDPREFLFIVAGGAGSIHSSEICKELEIPMFLVPNVSSIFCAAGMLLGDLKHDYIRSYMTTFNELDRKKFIALFNEMKAEGVHALVKEEGVPEKRISFHPVLDMRYMGQYHEVPLEVNWDDVMNFKTDKIFDAFHKEHNRQFGYSLKDEGTDMELINIRLRVIGQNEKPKFMSHRQKRVSAESAIKEYREVYIPELEKMKNVPVYDGDMPIYGSTLAGPCIIEKITTSVFVSENYDCLTDDFGSFIVYEREKFPEGFSKTEKKSKALN encoded by the coding sequence ATGAAATTTAAAGTAGGCATTGATATCGGCGGTACGTTTACTGATTTGATTGCCATTTCAGAAACAGGAGATACCACGGTACACAAAACCTTATCTACTCCGTTAGATCCTTCAGTCGGATTTATAAACGGACTGCGTGAAATTGCAGAGATGCGCAAAACAAATTTTGCAGATTTTATTGCTTCCATTGACACCATTGTGCACGGAACCACGGTTGCAACCAACGCGTTGCTTACTTTGCGCGGAGCAAAAACTGCCTTAGTCACAACAAAAGGTTTTCGTGATGCGCTTGAAATGCGTCGGGGAATCAGGGAAGAACAATTCAATAATCATTTCAAAAATGTAAGTCCGCTGGTGCCTCGGTATCTTAGATATAGCATAGATGAGCGTGTTGATGCGGAAGGCAATGTCTTAAAAAAAATCAAAGAAACTGAACTCCAATCCTTAGTTAAAAAAATTAAAGCAGAAAAAATTGAATCGGTTGCAATCTGCTTTATGAATTCATACAAAAACAATGCGCATGAGAAAAAAGCATTGTCTTATTTGCGCAAGAATTTGAAAGGTGTTTTTGTCACAGCATCATTTGAAGTGCTGCCATCTATTCGCTTCTATGAACGTGTGAGTACAACGGCAGTTAGCGCATTTGTGGGACCAATTGTCGAAAAATATCTAAACAATCTTCAGCAAAAATTAAAAGACATTACATACAAAGGTACCTTGTTGATCATGCAATCAAATGGCGGAGTAGTATTACCTGCGCAAGTGAAAAGAAATCCGGCCGTAACAGTATTGTCTGGTCCTGCCGCTGCACCAACTGCCGGGGCATTTTATTCTGAATTATTAGGATACAAAAATTGTATCACCGTTGATATGGGCGGCACCAGTTTTGACGCAGCACTTGTAATCAACAACCAATGTGTTACGGGCACTGAAGGTTCAATTGACAGATATCGTATTGCGTTACCATCACTTGACATCATCACCATTGGCGCAGGCGGTGGTTCTATTGGCTGGATTGATAACGGAGGTTTATTGCGCATGGGACCACAAAGTGCAGGATCATTACCCGGTCCGGTATGCTATGATAGAGGTGGTGAATTACCTGCTTGTACTGATGCAGATTTGATTCTTGGTTATTTGAATCCTGATTTTTTTGCCGGTGGAAAATTAAAACTCAACCGCTCAAAAGCAGTGAAAGCAATTCAAGATAAACTTGCTTCAAAATTAGGTTTATCCGTGATGGAAACTGCTGCCGGAATGTATCGCATCATAAATAGCAATATGGCGCAAGGGGTAAGACAGGTTTCTGTTGAGCGTGGGTATGATCCGCGTGAATTTTTATTCATTGTTGCCGGTGGTGCAGGTTCAATCCACTCTTCTGAAATTTGTAAAGAGCTTGAAATTCCAATGTTCCTGGTTCCTAACGTATCTTCAATTTTCTGCGCTGCAGGTATGTTGCTGGGTGATCTTAAACATGATTACATCCGGTCTTACATGACGACATTCAACGAACTTGACCGCAAAAAATTCATTGCCTTGTTTAATGAAATGAAAGCTGAAGGTGTACACGCCTTAGTAAAAGAAGAAGGGGTGCCTGAAAAAAGAATCAGCTTCCACCCGGTACTGGATATGAGATACATGGGACAATATCACGAAGTGCCGCTGGAAGTAAATTGGGATGATGTGATGAATTTTAAAACTGATAAAATATTTGACGCATTTCATAAAGAACATAACAGACAGTTTGGATATTCACTCAAAGATGAAGGAACAGATATGGAATTGATCAATATCCGCTTGAGGGTAATTGGTCAGAATGAGAAACCAAAATTCATGTCACACCGACAAAAAAGGGTAAGTGCTGAGTCTGCAATTAAAGAGTATCGTGAAGTATATATTCCTGAACTAGAAAAAATGAAAAACGTTCCGGTGTATGACGGAGACATGCCTATCTATGGCAGTACACTTGCCGGTCCGTGCATCATTGAAAAAATTACTACATCCGTTTTTGTAAGTGAAAATTACGATTGTCTTACAGATGATTTTGGTTCTTTCATTGTGTATGAGCGTGAAAAATTTCCTGAAGGTTTTTCCAAAACAGAAAAAAAATCAAAAGCCCTGAATTAA
- a CDS encoding hydantoinase B/oxoprolinase family protein: protein MKVDKILITIFQRAFKSITDEMSISLTKTTRSPILCEAKDFVTGLYDAEGQMLEQTENLPILSFSLGPVCRVILKQYGKDIHPGDVIIHNDVFSMGNQNNDVAIFKPIFYKNTLVGWSAAKGHQADIGGAVQGGYNPNATEVWQEAIRIPATKLYEKGELRKDVWNLIFANIRLQMVQEDIKAQIGACTLGERRLQAFVEKYGLESFELHKQALFDSTEKMMRAEIKAIPNGVYKGASMVYYDGKHKGTKFPIRTEITVKNEDITFDFSKSSPQTKGFVNGTYTSTCSAITLTFLQMVNPDIPHNEGMIKPLKYIVPEGTILNASYPAATTFGNHLCPQVADAIFKALGPAVPERITAGWNHLLCSLFTGNHPRTGKKYVDICFLGMKGGSGALKGDDGYDHIGMIDASGGVLDQDYEMYEQQTPHIILKHEYLCDSGGAGQWRGGLGTETEILLRGGDTTMVVFGDGDVEPNYGLFGGKGSVLNKIELTYPKNYKGKKKLIPMSKDMIHGIPNNTHYYQIAGGGGGYGNPKKRDKDKVRTDLKNEVISKKAAEKIYGLKK, encoded by the coding sequence ATGAAAGTTGATAAAATTCTGATCACCATTTTTCAGCGAGCGTTTAAATCCATCACAGATGAGATGAGTATATCGCTGACAAAAACAACTCGTTCACCCATTTTATGTGAGGCAAAAGATTTTGTTACCGGTTTGTACGATGCCGAAGGGCAAATGCTGGAACAAACAGAAAATCTACCCATACTTTCTTTTTCACTTGGACCGGTTTGCAGGGTGATTCTGAAACAATATGGAAAAGATATTCATCCGGGTGATGTGATTATTCACAATGATGTGTTCTCAATGGGTAATCAGAATAATGACGTGGCCATTTTTAAACCAATCTTTTACAAAAACACACTCGTTGGTTGGTCAGCTGCAAAAGGGCATCAAGCCGATATTGGCGGAGCAGTTCAGGGTGGATACAACCCAAATGCTACTGAAGTTTGGCAGGAAGCAATTCGGATTCCTGCAACAAAATTGTATGAAAAAGGAGAACTTCGTAAAGATGTCTGGAATCTGATTTTTGCAAACATCCGTTTACAGATGGTTCAAGAAGATATCAAAGCACAAATCGGAGCGTGCACTTTGGGTGAACGTCGTCTGCAGGCATTTGTTGAGAAATATGGTCTTGAATCATTCGAACTGCATAAACAAGCGCTTTTTGATTCAACAGAAAAAATGATGCGTGCTGAAATCAAAGCCATTCCCAACGGAGTATATAAAGGCGCTTCCATGGTTTATTATGACGGAAAACACAAGGGAACCAAATTTCCAATTCGCACAGAAATAACCGTGAAGAATGAAGATATCACCTTTGATTTTTCAAAATCATCACCCCAAACCAAAGGCTTTGTCAACGGCACTTACACATCAACCTGTTCAGCCATCACACTTACTTTTTTACAAATGGTGAATCCTGACATTCCGCATAATGAAGGAATGATAAAACCACTTAAATACATTGTACCTGAGGGAACCATTTTGAACGCATCATATCCGGCTGCCACTACATTTGGAAATCACTTGTGCCCGCAGGTAGCTGATGCCATTTTCAAAGCATTGGGTCCTGCAGTGCCAGAACGCATTACAGCAGGATGGAATCATTTACTCTGCTCACTTTTCACGGGCAATCATCCGCGCACCGGAAAAAAATATGTTGACATCTGCTTTCTCGGAATGAAAGGTGGCAGCGGTGCTTTAAAAGGTGATGATGGGTATGATCACATTGGAATGATTGATGCATCAGGTGGAGTATTGGATCAGGATTATGAAATGTATGAACAACAAACACCACATATTATTCTGAAACATGAATACCTATGTGATTCAGGTGGCGCCGGTCAATGGCGTGGTGGATTAGGAACAGAAACTGAAATTCTGTTGCGCGGTGGTGACACAACCATGGTAGTTTTTGGTGATGGAGATGTAGAACCTAATTACGGATTGTTCGGCGGTAAAGGATCTGTGTTAAATAAAATTGAACTCACCTACCCTAAAAATTATAAAGGGAAAAAGAAACTCATTCCTATGAGTAAAGATATGATTCACGGTATTCCAAACAACACGCATTATTACCAGATTGCCGGAGGCGGCGGCGGTTACGGAAATCCAAAAAAACGAGACAAGGACAAAGTGCGCACTGATTTAAAAAACGAAGTCATCTCAAAAAAAGCAGCAGAAAAAATTTACGGATTAAAAAAATAA
- a CDS encoding RidA family protein, translated as MSHEIILPDGWLKPKGYSNGILAEKGRVLFMAGQVGWSAEEKFASEKLVPQFEQALKNIVAIVEKAGGQASDICKMTCFCKDRNQYLETRKELGAIWKNIMGSHYPCMSMIFVVDLLDHPALIEIEAMAVVPD; from the coding sequence ATGTCACACGAAATTATTTTACCAGATGGTTGGCTAAAACCCAAAGGATACTCCAACGGAATATTAGCAGAAAAAGGCCGCGTACTATTTATGGCCGGACAAGTTGGTTGGTCAGCTGAAGAAAAATTTGCCAGTGAAAAATTAGTTCCACAATTTGAGCAGGCGCTGAAAAACATTGTCGCCATCGTTGAAAAAGCCGGTGGTCAAGCAAGTGATATATGCAAGATGACCTGCTTCTGCAAAGACCGAAATCAATATCTGGAAACAAGAAAAGAATTAGGTGCAATCTGGAAAAATATTATGGGATCACATTACCCTTGTATGTCTATGATTTTTGTTGTTGACCTATTGGATCACCCAGCACTGATTGAAATTGAAGCCATGGCAGTAGTACCTGATTAA
- a CDS encoding pyridoxal phosphate-dependent aminotransferase, translated as MKKGINKNTNAFREVPYMGVIWVVAEAMKRGFYNGNPEWSNLGQGQPEIGEMEGAPKRITSFSIEPGDQAYGPLSGSQGLREMIADHYNRLYRKKNKSKYTADNVSVCMGGRLALTRIFAALGKVKLGYKNPEYTAYQDTMAYHQSKITCVEIPVTEKNGFNIPANKLSSVITKNKLGALLISNPCNPTGYVIQGKELATWVKTARQKNCALILDEFYSHFIYEGKNAAKAGISGAEFIDDVDKDPVLLIDGLTKSFRYPGWRVGWIVGPKNIIENINRAASAVDGGPSQPMTRATMKVLEKNYADQETKAVRNMFSRKKNFMVESLTKAGINILPSNGTFYLWGDISKLPTPINKAERFFFEALNHKVMTVPGYFFDVQPKPVKKQNFQQWIRFSFGPDEKNMKAGLTRLNEMIDSFRKKSKKK; from the coding sequence ATGAAAAAAGGAATAAATAAAAACACCAACGCGTTTCGTGAAGTTCCCTACATGGGCGTTATCTGGGTGGTAGCAGAAGCCATGAAACGAGGATTCTACAACGGAAACCCTGAATGGTCAAATCTTGGACAAGGTCAACCTGAAATTGGTGAGATGGAAGGAGCACCCAAACGTATTACTTCATTCAGCATTGAGCCAGGTGATCAGGCTTATGGCCCCTTGAGTGGGTCACAAGGTTTGAGAGAAATGATAGCCGATCATTACAACCGACTCTATCGCAAAAAAAATAAATCAAAATATACTGCTGATAACGTAAGTGTATGTATGGGTGGAAGACTTGCTCTCACACGCATATTTGCTGCACTTGGCAAAGTAAAACTTGGTTATAAAAATCCTGAGTACACCGCATATCAGGATACCATGGCCTACCATCAGTCCAAAATAACCTGTGTTGAAATTCCGGTAACTGAAAAAAATGGATTCAACATTCCGGCTAATAAATTGTCATCTGTTATCACAAAAAACAAACTTGGAGCACTACTCATTTCCAATCCTTGCAATCCAACCGGATATGTAATACAAGGTAAAGAACTTGCGACATGGGTTAAAACTGCACGCCAGAAAAATTGCGCATTAATACTGGATGAATTTTATTCTCATTTTATTTACGAAGGAAAAAATGCAGCCAAGGCAGGAATATCAGGAGCTGAATTTATAGATGATGTGGACAAAGATCCTGTTTTATTAATAGACGGATTAACAAAATCATTCCGCTATCCCGGTTGGCGAGTTGGCTGGATAGTAGGCCCAAAAAACATCATTGAAAACATCAACCGTGCAGCCAGCGCAGTTGACGGTGGCCCAAGCCAACCCATGACACGTGCGACCATGAAAGTGCTTGAAAAAAATTACGCTGATCAAGAAACGAAAGCAGTGCGAAACATGTTCAGCCGCAAGAAAAATTTCATGGTTGAATCACTCACCAAAGCGGGTATCAATATTTTACCATCCAACGGTACATTCTATTTATGGGGAGACATTTCAAAATTACCGACACCAATTAATAAGGCCGAACGATTTTTCTTTGAAGCATTAAACCACAAAGTGATGACAGTGCCGGGTTACTTTTTTGACGTGCAACCCAAACCGGTTAAAAAACAAAACTTTCAGCAATGGATCAGGTTCTCATTTGGACCAGATGAAAAAAACATGAAAGCAGGTCTAACCCGACTCAACGAAATGATTGATTCGTTCAGAAAAAAATCAAAAAAAAAATAA